A section of the Carya illinoinensis cultivar Pawnee chromosome 12, C.illinoinensisPawnee_v1, whole genome shotgun sequence genome encodes:
- the LOC122290398 gene encoding bidirectional sugar transporter SWEET12-like yields the protein MAIFSTDNTWVFAFGILGNIVSFVVFLAPVPTFLRVCKKKSTDGFQSLPYVLALFSSMLWLYYASLKPDEILLITINSVGCVVETIYVALYIIYAPKQARMLTLMLLLLLNFGGFCVILLLSRFLAEGPNRVRVLGWVCVALSISVFAAPLSIMRVVIRTKSVEFMPFTLSLFLTLSAITWLLYGILLRDLYVALPNILGFILGVLQMALYVIYKNYKAGIEGQKLPAEKEADTVNSSTTMTSSSEVHIIALCSQLPNSDGNGTYNNQNAREQTKNNAIGRMEGSSRGHFSADIV from the exons ATGGCCATTTTCTCAACTGACAACACATGGGTATTTGCATTTGGCATTCTAG gtaacATTGTCTCCTTCGTGGTTTTTCTAGCTCCAGT GCCAACGTTTTTAAGGGTTTGCAAGAAGAAATCGACAGACGGGTTTCAATCACTTCCATATGTACTTGCACTATTCAGTTCGATGCTTTGGTTATACTACGCGTCACTCAAGCCGGATGAAATCCTTCTCATTACAATAAACTCAGTCGGCTGTGTTGTGGAGACAATTTACGttgcattatatattatatatgcacCAAAGCAAGCTAGG ATGTTGACGTTGATGCTGCTTCTTCTGTTGAATTTCGGGGGGTTTTGCGTGATACTGCTTCTCTCCCGGTTCTTAGCTGAAGGACCAAACCGTGTCCGAGTTCTTGGATGGGTTTGTGTAGCCTTATCTATCAGTGTCTTCGCAGCACCTTTAAGCATTATG AGAGTGGTGATACGCACGAAGAGCGTGGAGTTCATGCCCTTTACCTTGTCACTTTTCCTCACACTCAGTGCTATTACGTGGCTCTTATATGGCATACTATTGAGGGATTTGTATGTTGCG CTTCCAAACATTCTGGGTTTCATCTTGGGGGTTCTTCAGATGGCACTTTACGTAATCTACAAGAATTACAAGGCCGGAATTGAAGGACAAAAGCTACCTGCAGAAAAGGAAGCTGACACTGTAAACTCGAGCACAACTATGACCAGCAGCTCCGAGGTACATATCATTGCCCTATGCTCCCAGCTGCCCAACTCTGATGGAAACGGGACGTATAACAATCAAAATGCGCGtgaacaaacaaaaaacaatgcaATAGGCCGCATGGAAGGCTCCAGCCGTGGTCACTTCTCTGCTGATATTGTATGA